The DNA sequence CTGTTGTTATGAGGAACAAAGGGAACATTATGATCATCCAAGACGTTTAAACTTCTCTTTCCAGGACTGTTTCCACCATTTATCCAATCGCTATCATCTCCTGCACCAGAAGCCCCTCCGTTACTACAGCTCTCATCTAAAAGGTTAACACAACGTTTACCAGGTGTTATTCTGTTGTTATGAGGAACAAAGGGAACATTATGATCATCCAAGACGTTTAAACTTCTCTTTCCAGGACTGTTTCCACCATTTATCCAATCGCTATCATCTCCTGCACCAGAAGCCCCTCCGTTACTACAGCTCTCATCTAAAAGGTTAACACAACGTTTACCAGGTGTTATTCTGTTGTTATGTGGGATGAAGGGAACATTATGATCATCCAAGACGTTTAAGCTTCTTTTTCCAGGACTATTTCCACCATTTATCCAGTCGCTATCATCTCCTGCACCAGAAGCTCCTCCATTACTGCAGCTCTCATCTAAAAGGTTAACACAACGTTTTCCTGATAAAATTTGAGAATGGATCGGGAGATtgtgaaaattaaataatttccAAGTTCGTTTTCCAGGAACATTTCCTCCATTTCTTATCCAGTCACTGTCAGCACCTGCGCCTGGTACACGTCCGTTACTGCAACTTTCACCTATCAGATACATACAACCTCGTTTTTCAGGAGTGATTTGTTTAAGCCAGTCGTTTTCATTGGGCAACAAATTAATATCGTTTGTGTTATTAtcatcaaagaacttttcacctCTATTGTTTGACAATCTTTTCAGGACGTCTTCAAGTAGATGTCTTTGTGGATTTCCATAGATGATTTGTCGAGTAGAAACTTCATGAAAAGTCAGGACACCTAGGAACAGCGTTCCTAGAACCAGTTTCATCTGAAATTAAAAACAAGCATTTAATTAACAATTTCTCAGAACTTTCTTTcaactgtttttttttcattacaaAACATTATTAATTTATGAAGTACTTAGATCAAAACATTACAAACGAATGAATAAATAGCTGAAGTCCAAAACTGGCAAATAACGAGAAAAGTGCGAGAAAATAACAGCTGAAcggaaaagaaaaaagagaatttcctttttttgcaagaaaaaagaaaatttactaaattgaacaaactaaaaaacaaaaaaaagaaaaagaagttacGTTATCGAGAAATTACAAATGATCTAAATAGAATATTAAAGCCAATTATAAGCTATTAAAATAGAAGGAGTAAATAAATGGGAAAactagtaaaaatattaaatacatatagaaattaatagaaatagaaaattaaataaaatataatgaacaTACAGAGAAATTATGTAGAAATAGCGTAATTGAAATGTTGTGCTGTTAATgtgttgttaatttttttttgttttcacatTGTCAAATTGCTTTTTTTGCAACCTGTCTTAAATGCCCCATTTACATTATTTACAGATTATTGATCAAGAACATTCCCTCGAACATCAGGAAGAATGGTgtttctaaaaaccaaaactgGTCAACGCGGAGTTAAATTTCCTGTGAATTCTCTTGTGTACAAAGACACCCCTTGTGTCTTCCATTTGTATTTATCCATTCCTTAGCAGGTCCTTAGAAACACATTGGAACCACATTGATGATAAGAGATCTTGATCCCGAAGAAGAAGATATGTACCGGAGTAATTAATACGTGGTTACAAAATTAAAACCGATTACCGATTAAAAGCTTACACATAATTTGCCCCAGTCTATCTctgaaaaaatcatcgatttaacgtaaaaatcttataagtaCTGTTTTTTGAAGATTCTAAAAGGTACTTATATGAGGGATAGCTAATGACAAATCCTTGAAgatgtacagctgattttgctttatttcgtttttaaacaatcataaacaCATGTTTCACTTTAAACAATCAAAAATTGTTCAAATAAAAGATGTAtgtcttaaaaagttctttaattagcgagtttctaaattaaaatacataaacagttgaacgagataattgcaaaaaagcttattttgcagtaatttataaatgttagtggccttattttttgcataatgaatAATATAAccacttgaaattatggcaattaatgcAGCGACGGTTTAACCAGGGGTATTTTCGGGGCTGTAGCACCGGGCGGTTGAAGGTTCCAGGGCGGTACGCGCGAAGCGCGTGCTGATCCGAAATTATGGTTATTGTGAAATAAAATTTGCATACAAATCcacatgatataataataataaaattttgttttatcattaactttgaaacttaacaatttataaataaattattattattaccgtcgacctattagtttgctctcccatacatacaaactattcatgaagataataacaaaacgacttgtgaacaaactggatagttaccaaccttgtgaacaggctgggttccgctccagatacggaacaaatcatcatctacaagttatacaaacgctaatagaaaagtgtacagagtataacaagcctatctttcttatattcgtagattatgaaaaggcgtttgatactaaagatcatcataaaatgcttcgagcattggctgactgccgcattgactaccgatatattgtattgattaaaagtatttacgaaactggtacagcttgtgtccgctttcatgaagataccaagaagtttcgaatagaacgtggaattagacagggtgatactatctcccctaattgtttacagctgttcttgaatatatgttcaagcaaatggaatgagaggataacatgggaattaatataaatggggaagatctgaaccacctaagatttgccgatgacatcgttttaatatctgatagagttgataaagctacaaaaacgctgcacacgctctataaagggtcaaaaacaattggtcttaaaattaaaattaagattaaaatcaaagacaaaatttatgaccaaccttgtagtcagcggtaaaattctgattgagagccatagcatcgatcaagtaatagcttacaaatatctagggcataagattcgcttaggccgagataatcagacagctgaaatacaaagaaggataggtctcacatgggctgcctttggtagattgaataacattttcaagtctgttatcccagtttgtttaaaaagaaaggtttttaaccagtgcgttttaccggttcttacatatggtgcagaaacactgactctgacaaaaagaacaatagataaaataagagttacacaacgcgctatggacagatcaatattaggtattaccatcagagataaagtactaaatctagaaataagaagaagaacaggagtcacagatgcagttgaaaaaatagccatggctaaatgggcttgggccggacatgttgccagattaacggatgatagatggaccagaaagattctggaatggcgaccaaggcaagaggcatatcgaagcagaggacgaccaccgactagatggacggatgatatcaagcgtatcaccacaaactggatgcaagaagcacaagatagaaataggtggacaATTTTACGgaaggcctacgttcagcagtggacaaatataggctaattgatgatgatgattaccgTCGACGTATATGCACGGTGTTCAGTTTATGTTATCTAAATGTCAGATAACGTACAAATATGCCGCCGTAAAATTATATCATTTTACAGCGCTTAAGAATAGTGTGCGAACACTGCAAAATTGTAACACCGCGTTTGTACCGCGTACAAACGTACAACTAAACTACGGTAAGAGGTTTGTCTTACATTTGAAACTGTATAGGTAATTATAATCTGTAAATATCCAATagattaatataataaatattcaatagattattataataaatattcaataGAAAAATATGGAAGGGCGGAAACAACCTGGATCTTTCTGGCGTAAAAGGAAACAAGAAAAGCAGGAAaggcaaaataaaattttgaaaggtATACCCAAAATGACAGCATTTTTTACAACGGATCGAAATCAAGAAGACAACACTACAAATATTTCCCAACCCGGTCCTTAATTATAGTGCTACTAGTGATAAATATATTCATATTCGACCACATGAACCTATTTTGGAGACTTCATAATCAGTACCAGATCACTTAGTATCACCTGTTTAAAAAGTATTAAAAGATGATGAAGCAACCACAAGTAACTCGGGTAAggcatatttaaattttttgtaacgaGGCTAAAATACAAAAAGATATCGGTGTCTTACAAAAATGGTAACTAAAACAGGACaatgacaaataattattttttatttcttttcagaTCCAAAACAGGATTTACCTAATTTTAAAGATCCAG is a window from the Diabrotica undecimpunctata isolate CICGRU chromosome 10, icDiaUnde3, whole genome shotgun sequence genome containing:
- the LOC140452083 gene encoding uncharacterized protein; the protein is MKLVLGTLFLGVLTFHEVSTRQIIYGNPQRHLLEDVLKRLSNNRGEKFFDDNNTNDINLLPNENDWLKQITPEKRGCMYLIGESCSNGRVPGAGADSDWIRNGGNVPGKRTWKLFNFHNLPIHSQILSGKRCVNLLDESCSNGGASGAGDDSDWINGGNSPGKRSLNVLDDHNVPFIPHNNRITPGKRCVNLLDESCSNGGASGAGDDSDWINGGNSPGKRSLNVLDDHNVPFVPHNNRITPGKRCVNLLDESCSNGGASGAGDDSDWINGGNSPGKRSLNVLDDHNVPFVPHNNRITPGKRCVNLLDESCSNGGASGAGDDSDWINGGNSPGKRSLNVLDDHNVPFVPHNNRITPGKRCVNLLDESCSNGGASGAGDDSDWINGGNSPGKRNLNVLDDHNVPFVPHNNRITPGKRCVNLLDESCSNGGASGAGDDSDWINGGNSPGKRSLNLLTNYNGNN